A single Musa acuminata AAA Group cultivar baxijiao chromosome BXJ2-1, Cavendish_Baxijiao_AAA, whole genome shotgun sequence DNA region contains:
- the LOC103984647 gene encoding large ribosomal subunit protein eL39, protein MPQVALKGFALPEETRRAAGKMPSHKTFRIKKKLAKKMRQNRPIPHWIRMRTDNTIRYNAKRRHWRRTKLGF, encoded by the exons GGTTTGCGCTGCCGGAAGAGACCAGAAGAGCAGCGGGGAAGATG CCGTCGCACAAGACGTTCAGGATCAAGAAGAAGCTGGCGAAGAAGATGCGCCAGAACCGCCCCATTCCTCACTGGATCCGCATGAGGACCGACAACACCATCAG GTACAACGCCAAGCGCAGGCACTGGCGTCGCACAAAACTAGGGTTTTGA